The stretch of DNA GCTGGTGCATACATAGCCTTTGGATTCATTTTTGCCATAGTCGCTAGTGCAAGCTTCCATCCAGAGCTGGGCACTTTCCCAAACCTATCTCTCTTCAAACTGCTTCTGGGTGCAGTTTTCCCAGTCGGTCTCATAGCCGTCCTTCTTGGCGGTGCGGACCTCTGGACAGGCAACGCCCATATAG from Thermococcus sp. Bubb.Bath encodes:
- a CDS encoding formate/nitrite transporter family protein; this translates as MAQNNSLVLYDVHEAVDVCSNVGCVKTKATPSRLLFAGFMAGAYIAFGFIFAIVASASFHPELGTFPNLSLFKLLLGAVFPVGLIAVLLGGADLWTGNAHI